In Bacillota bacterium, the genomic window ATCAACACCGACGAAGGAATCTTAGCTTGGAAGAATATTTCTTGGATTAATAATTTTGAAAACCACGGAATTGCAGAAAATATTCCTTATTTTCTACCTACAGTTTTAGAGGAGGAAAAAAGATATCATTATCATTGTGTTTTTAAAGGAAAGTATTTAGTTTCTGTTACTAAAAAAGAAATGAATTAAGCAATTATAGAGGATGAAAGAAGGGATTATATGAAAAAAATTACCGTTGTTTTACTTTTTTTGCTGGTGTTAACATTAAGTTCTTGTCAGGAGAGTTCCAGAATCATAGAATATTCAGATGATGAACCGTTTGTCATAGAAATGAGAAACGACACGTTACAGATTTTACAACTAACCGATCTTCACTTAACCTATGGAATTGACGCTAATGACCGAAAGACATTTGCGACAATCGAAAAGTTAGTTAAAAGCACTGATTTTGATTTAATTGTTATTACAGGAGACATGACAATGTCTACGGCTGGGCCAACATTATTTTCTAAATTAATTAACCGTATGGAGGCCTTAGAAACTCCTTGGACTTTTGTATTTGGAAATCATGAGATAGAATTTCATGATTATTTTGATTTTCTAAACTTAATTAAAGATACAGAGTATTTATATTTTAAAGTGGGTCCAGAATTATCAAACGGTGGATATGGCAACTTTAGGATTACCTTCACAAAAGATGATGCCGATTTTTATAATCTCTATTTTATGGATTCACACGCTAGTCGAGAAGAGTATACCGAAGACGAAGGAGAATATGATTACATTCAATCCTCACAAGTACAGTGGTATTCAACTCACGTAGAAAATGACGTTGTCGATTCAATGATGTTTATGCATATTCCTTTACGTCAATTTATTGACGCAGAAGATTACGTAGGATTATTTAATGAAGATAAAGTATATGCACAAGGAGTCGATACTGGATTATTTGATGCGTTGGTATTAGCGAATCGTACCAAAGGTGTTTTTGTAGGACACGATCATTTAAATGATTTTTATTTCTTCTCAAGCGGCATTTATTTAGCTTATGGTCGAGTCTCTGGATACAATGCTTATGGCAATCTAGAACGAGGTGGAAGAGTCATTGAAGTAAATGAAAACAGTGAAATGTCTACCTATATTTTGCTAGAAAGTGAGGTTTCATCATGAAACTAAAAGAACGCCTTTTTCTTCTTTTTTCACTTTATTTTTGGGCCGTTTTATTATTTTGGTTTTTTGGATCTCTTTTCTTTTTT contains:
- a CDS encoding metallophosphoesterase; translated protein: MKKITVVLLFLLVLTLSSCQESSRIIEYSDDEPFVIEMRNDTLQILQLTDLHLTYGIDANDRKTFATIEKLVKSTDFDLIVITGDMTMSTAGPTLFSKLINRMEALETPWTFVFGNHEIEFHDYFDFLNLIKDTEYLYFKVGPELSNGGYGNFRITFTKDDADFYNLYFMDSHASREEYTEDEGEYDYIQSSQVQWYSTHVENDVVDSMMFMHIPLRQFIDAEDYVGLFNEDKVYAQGVDTGLFDALVLANRTKGVFVGHDHLNDFYFFSSGIYLAYGRVSGYNAYGNLERGGRVIEVNENSEMSTYILLESEVSS